A single region of the Streptococcus sanguinis genome encodes:
- the groES gene encoding co-chaperone GroES: MLKPLGDRVVLKVEEKEQKVGGFVIAGNGQAATKTAEVVSVGQGIRTLNGEMVALSVKEGDKVLVENHAGVEVKDGDETYLLVSEANILAVVE, from the coding sequence ATGTTAAAACCATTAGGAGACCGTGTGGTCTTGAAAGTAGAAGAAAAAGAGCAGAAAGTTGGCGGATTTGTCATTGCAGGCAACGGCCAAGCAGCGACTAAGACAGCAGAAGTTGTCTCAGTCGGTCAAGGTATTCGTACTTTGAACGGTGAGATGGTAGCCCTGAGCGTTAAGGAAGGGGACAAGGTTCTCGTAGAAAATCACGCAGGCGTGGAAGTCAAGGACGGAGATGAAACTTATCTCTTAGTCAGTGAAGCCAATATTCTAGCAGTTGTCGAGTAA
- a CDS encoding PTS system mannose/fructose/sorbose family transporter subunit IID translates to MVKLTRKTLGKSFHHWYYGNLTCFSQEHMQTFGYLASMLPVVEELYKDKEEQAKAMQTYTAFFNTEPQLGALIVGITAGLEEARANGADGVDDETINGLRAGLMGPVAGIGDSLIVGTLIPIILGIALGLSNGGSPLGAIFYIVVWNLLAYAGMKFAYFKGYELGDKAVEFLVGPQGQAIRKSVSIVGGMVIGAVAATWVPVKTAFQLKDSSGKAFLVMQDQLDGVYPGLLTALFIVFCWWLMAKKNFSPIKVMLILVVVAFVGVLVGFFNPGLKY, encoded by the coding sequence ATGGTGAAATTAACGAGAAAAACTTTAGGCAAATCTTTCCATCATTGGTACTATGGGAATCTAACCTGTTTTTCACAAGAACACATGCAGACCTTTGGTTATTTAGCTTCTATGTTGCCAGTGGTGGAGGAGCTTTATAAGGATAAAGAAGAGCAGGCAAAGGCTATGCAAACATATACTGCTTTCTTTAATACAGAACCTCAGCTGGGAGCTTTGATTGTTGGGATTACAGCTGGTCTTGAAGAAGCACGTGCCAATGGTGCTGATGGAGTTGATGATGAAACTATAAATGGACTGCGGGCTGGTCTTATGGGACCGGTTGCAGGTATTGGGGATTCCCTTATTGTTGGTACCTTGATTCCGATTATTCTAGGGATTGCCCTAGGACTCTCTAATGGCGGTTCACCTCTAGGTGCAATCTTCTACATTGTAGTATGGAATTTACTTGCCTATGCAGGTATGAAATTTGCCTATTTCAAAGGTTATGAATTAGGTGATAAGGCTGTTGAATTTTTGGTAGGACCTCAAGGACAGGCTATCCGTAAATCAGTATCTATCGTTGGTGGTATGGTTATCGGAGCAGTTGCTGCTACTTGGGTTCCAGTAAAAACGGCTTTCCAATTGAAAGATTCATCTGGTAAAGCATTTTTGGTCATGCAAGATCAGTTAGATGGTGTATACCCTGGTCTCTTGACAGCACTCTTTATCGTCTTCTGTTGGTGGCTGATGGCGAAGAAAAACTTTTCTCCAATCAAAGTTATGCTCATCCTCGTTGTAGTTGCTTTTGTTGGTGTATTAGTTGGTTTCTTCAACCCAGGATTGAAATATTAA
- a CDS encoding PTS mannose/fructose/sorbose/N-acetylgalactosamine transporter subunit IIC: MTISWLQAALLGLFACLSSMPGLGGTSIGNYTLGRPLVGGLISGLILGDIKLGIVCGVAMQLVYIALVTPGGTVSADVRAVSYIGIPLAMVAIKTQGLTLDSADAANLAKSMGTLVGTVGTVLFYGTATMNLLWQHIGWKAVEKKDFKKLYVVDWGFPWISHLVFSFLPTLIMCKLGAEAVTTLKSALPLDGIPMKTLFTVGSLLPCVGIAILLKQIVEKAVDFIPFFVGFTLAASLGLNLVSCAVVSLIFAVLFYEIQMAKNIRAQATAGTNADFIEDDDEEDI; this comes from the coding sequence ATGACAATTTCTTGGCTGCAAGCCGCTTTACTGGGATTATTTGCATGTCTGTCATCTATGCCTGGTTTGGGTGGTACATCTATTGGTAACTATACATTAGGACGTCCCTTAGTAGGAGGTTTAATATCTGGTCTTATCTTAGGAGATATTAAGCTCGGTATTGTTTGTGGAGTTGCTATGCAATTGGTTTACATCGCTTTGGTCACTCCTGGTGGTACTGTCTCTGCTGATGTGCGAGCTGTTTCTTACATCGGGATTCCACTTGCTATGGTTGCCATTAAGACACAAGGTTTAACTTTAGATTCTGCTGATGCGGCAAACCTTGCAAAATCAATGGGAACTCTAGTAGGAACAGTTGGTACAGTACTCTTCTATGGTACAGCAACTATGAATCTGCTTTGGCAGCATATTGGTTGGAAAGCAGTAGAAAAAAAGGATTTTAAAAAGCTATATGTAGTCGATTGGGGTTTCCCTTGGATTTCACACTTGGTTTTTTCATTCCTGCCTACACTCATCATGTGTAAACTAGGTGCTGAGGCTGTAACAACTTTGAAATCAGCTCTACCGTTGGATGGAATTCCTATGAAAACTCTCTTTACAGTTGGTTCACTGCTTCCATGTGTCGGAATCGCTATCCTTTTAAAACAAATTGTTGAAAAAGCTGTTGATTTCATTCCTTTCTTTGTCGGTTTTACATTGGCAGCTTCTCTGGGTCTAAATCTTGTTTCTTGTGCTGTTGTTTCTCTGATTTTCGCTGTTCTGTTTTATGAAATTCAAATGGCTAAAAATATAAGAGCGCAAGCTACTGCGGGAACAAATGCAGATTTTATTGAAGACGATGATGAGGAGGATATTTAA
- a CDS encoding PTS system mannose/fructose/N-acetylgalactosamine-transporter subunit IIB, whose product MTVSFVRIDDRMIHGQTVTRWAKEYPCDGLIAVNNAAAGNKVLIQAYKGASDKKTFVWTKEAFKEKSGKVTESDSRYFLITKNPVDMKEILVDQGFVPGDVKEIIVGPANDRPGAVKLGNNQSITQEEAEAIEAIEKAGYKVKFQLLPDVSIGYWSDFKSKFGF is encoded by the coding sequence ATGACAGTATCATTTGTACGGATTGACGACCGCATGATCCACGGTCAAACAGTCACTCGCTGGGCTAAGGAATACCCTTGTGATGGCTTGATTGCAGTTAATAATGCTGCGGCAGGAAACAAGGTTTTGATTCAGGCCTACAAGGGAGCTTCTGACAAGAAGACTTTTGTTTGGACCAAGGAAGCCTTCAAGGAAAAATCAGGCAAGGTCACCGAGTCAGACAGCCGCTATTTCCTCATTACGAAAAATCCCGTGGATATGAAGGAAATCCTAGTGGACCAAGGTTTTGTACCTGGGGATGTTAAGGAAATCATCGTTGGTCCGGCTAATGACCGTCCGGGAGCTGTTAAGCTGGGCAACAACCAGTCTATCACTCAGGAAGAGGCAGAAGCGATTGAAGCGATTGAAAAAGCTGGTTACAAAGTCAAATTCCAGCTCTTGCCTGATGTTTCCATCGGTTACTGGAGCGATTTCAAGTCTAAATTTGGTTTTTAA
- a CDS encoding PTS sugar transporter subunit IIA yields MKYLVLVSHGGLAAGVQSSLKMFAGDKTDQVIAVGLQEGESVDDFAVDFTQALAGLSADDSVLVLADIVGGSPLTTAASVLADMGKLDSAVILGGLNLTMGLTGLVMKDILDGKELAQAILSEATAALQEFEVVSDVADEDEDDI; encoded by the coding sequence ATGAAATACCTTGTACTGGTCAGCCATGGGGGACTGGCTGCAGGCGTGCAGAGTTCCTTGAAGATGTTTGCCGGAGATAAGACGGATCAGGTGATTGCGGTCGGTCTTCAGGAAGGCGAGTCAGTTGATGATTTTGCAGTTGATTTTACTCAGGCCTTGGCTGGCTTAAGCGCTGATGACAGTGTCTTAGTGCTGGCCGATATTGTAGGAGGCAGTCCTCTGACGACAGCAGCTAGCGTCTTAGCTGACATGGGTAAGCTCGACTCAGCAGTTATCTTGGGAGGTTTGAACCTGACTATGGGACTGACTGGCTTGGTTATGAAAGACATCTTAGACGGAAAAGAGCTGGCTCAGGCTATCCTTTCCGAGGCCACAGCTGCTTTGCAGGAATTTGAAGTCGTAAGCGATGTAGCTGACGAAGATGAAGACGACATTTAG
- a CDS encoding ABC transporter substrate-binding protein — MKWRLRHLALLVVLIISVALAFVFWASAQEKVLRIGVYAGSSWDVPNSRENKVLDSLIKKFEKTHPHVKVVYESGIPKDDYADWLAEQVLKGEQPDLFMVPENDFSMLASTGALKSLDTLLTDDERKAFYPVAYEAGQYQGVSYALPVESNPIMMCVNKDLLEKEGISIPESGWTLADFYEICKKVTKDTNDDGVVDQYGITDYTWQQALVAYGGHLTDKSGINVDSSEMHQALAFMSKLDMLSQHYKVTSNDFDEGRVAFYPMSLAQYRTYKPYPYHVAKYSSFSWTCIPMPTANSQVMGTQVKTSLFAMSSNTKQEKLAWEFMLLLSQDKESQQALFEKSQGTSVLPSVVKSQQGREILQADDFGLDSLTSERLDHMMNRSIIDISLEVDRHTMDRMDYLIQNAMQNQEIDSALPSIQREIESGK, encoded by the coding sequence ATGAAGTGGAGACTGAGACATTTGGCCCTACTGGTTGTCCTGATCATATCTGTTGCCCTAGCTTTTGTCTTTTGGGCTTCAGCTCAGGAAAAAGTCCTGCGTATCGGGGTCTATGCTGGCTCTAGCTGGGATGTGCCTAACAGCCGGGAAAACAAGGTCTTGGACAGCCTGATTAAAAAATTTGAAAAGACGCATCCTCATGTCAAGGTCGTCTATGAAAGCGGTATTCCCAAGGATGATTACGCTGACTGGCTGGCAGAGCAAGTCTTGAAAGGCGAGCAGCCGGATCTCTTTATGGTACCGGAAAACGACTTTAGCATGTTGGCTTCGACTGGCGCGCTTAAATCCTTGGATACCCTCCTAACGGATGATGAACGAAAGGCTTTTTATCCGGTGGCTTATGAAGCCGGGCAATATCAGGGAGTCAGCTATGCTCTTCCAGTTGAGAGCAATCCCATCATGATGTGTGTCAATAAAGACCTGCTTGAAAAAGAAGGAATTAGCATTCCTGAGTCAGGTTGGACCCTGGCGGATTTCTATGAGATTTGCAAGAAAGTAACCAAGGATACCAATGACGATGGTGTGGTGGATCAGTACGGTATTACGGATTACACTTGGCAGCAGGCTCTGGTAGCTTACGGCGGTCATCTTACCGATAAATCCGGTATCAATGTAGACAGCTCAGAGATGCACCAAGCCTTGGCCTTTATGAGCAAGCTAGACATGCTCAGCCAGCATTATAAGGTGACTTCTAATGATTTTGATGAGGGGCGGGTGGCCTTCTACCCCATGAGTCTGGCCCAGTATCGGACCTACAAGCCCTACCCTTACCATGTTGCCAAGTATTCTAGCTTTTCTTGGACCTGTATCCCGATGCCAACAGCTAATAGCCAGGTGATGGGAACACAAGTTAAGACCTCGCTCTTTGCCATGTCTTCCAATACCAAGCAAGAAAAGTTGGCTTGGGAATTTATGCTCTTGCTGTCACAGGATAAAGAAAGTCAGCAGGCCTTGTTTGAAAAATCGCAGGGGACCTCAGTTTTACCATCTGTAGTGAAAAGTCAACAGGGTAGAGAAATCTTACAGGCCGATGATTTTGGCTTGGATTCCTTGACTTCTGAGAGGCTAGACCACATGATGAATCGCTCTATCATTGACATCAGTCTAGAAGTAGACCGTCATACGATGGACCGGATGGACTATCTGATTCAAAATGCTATGCAGAATCAAGAGATTGACAGCGCCCTACCGAGCATTCAAAGAGAAATAGAAAGCGGAAAATAA
- a CDS encoding response regulator transcription factor: protein MIKVLIADDQALIRESLQIILSAHADIEVVGTVGDGKEVLEKLHRVRPDVILMDIRMPVMDGVLCTKAVKEQYPDVKIIILTTFDDDEFIFSALKYGASGYILKGVSTEELHEAIQTVYRGGAMINPNIATKVFKIFSQMAQSNFAITVTEENIEDMSRTEWKIIQQIGFGISNKEIAAKLFLSEGTVRNYLSGILAKLNLRDRTQLAIWAVQTGVTQRDFSKESDK from the coding sequence ATGATTAAGGTTTTAATAGCAGACGATCAGGCCTTGATTCGCGAGTCTCTGCAAATCATCCTGTCAGCCCACGCAGATATTGAGGTGGTCGGGACGGTCGGAGACGGCAAGGAAGTGCTGGAAAAGCTTCATCGGGTACGCCCAGATGTGATTCTGATGGATATTCGCATGCCAGTCATGGACGGTGTTCTCTGTACTAAGGCTGTCAAAGAGCAGTATCCGGATGTTAAGATTATCATTCTGACGACCTTTGATGACGATGAATTTATCTTCTCCGCTCTCAAATACGGTGCGTCTGGTTACATTCTCAAAGGGGTTTCGACAGAAGAACTTCACGAAGCCATTCAGACAGTCTATCGGGGCGGAGCTATGATCAATCCTAATATTGCCACCAAGGTCTTCAAAATCTTTTCACAGATGGCCCAGTCCAATTTTGCTATCACAGTGACGGAGGAAAATATAGAGGACATGAGCCGGACGGAGTGGAAGATTATTCAGCAGATTGGCTTTGGAATTTCGAATAAAGAAATTGCTGCCAAGCTCTTTCTATCAGAAGGGACAGTCCGAAATTACCTGTCAGGCATCCTAGCCAAGCTCAACTTGCGCGACCGAACCCAGCTGGCTATATGGGCTGTGCAGACCGGAGTCACTCAGAGAGATTTTAGTAAGGAAAGCGACAAATGA
- a CDS encoding sensor histidine kinase, with the protein MRPQKSIFYSKIALMVINLVAIVYNASIYLFATNYVAAKGFSHSLLERLDAIPGSPSLIFWVSISLYGSLLLVMYYRERHPNQLSVYDKATIIEILLMLVIFSVLHSSYNGLILLVFADIFYGSKEFNSSKDKKYWFSFIILSFGMLLLSNYDLMSLFIKLPSLDTYIRFYPESVRLLLLFGKNFLYSLNIVVFMISLLFYILSAITERHRIEEELRMASQANRELNSYLALSEKIAEDRERKRIAREIHDTLGHALTGISAGIDAVKVLVDIDTNRAKEQLNNVSVVVRDGIRDVRGSLNKMRPGALENNTLKEALIKIIREYEAISNLEIHLRYEWDNIDLDIAKEDIVFRVIQESITNSVRHGHAKTIWIDLLEEESYVMTIQDDGVGFDELHYGYGLKQMQERLMIIGGSVRFENRDGFYTHIEIPKIGGRHD; encoded by the coding sequence ATGAGACCTCAAAAAAGTATATTTTATAGCAAAATAGCCCTGATGGTCATCAATCTAGTTGCCATTGTCTATAATGCGTCCATCTATCTCTTTGCGACCAACTATGTAGCAGCTAAGGGCTTCAGTCACTCGCTTTTGGAGCGTTTGGATGCTATTCCGGGCTCTCCCAGCTTGATTTTCTGGGTATCAATTAGCCTCTATGGCAGTCTGCTTTTGGTCATGTACTATCGCGAGCGCCACCCCAATCAGCTGTCCGTCTATGACAAAGCGACCATTATTGAAATCTTGCTCATGCTGGTCATCTTTTCCGTCTTGCACTCGTCCTACAATGGCTTGATTCTCTTGGTGTTTGCGGATATTTTCTATGGCTCTAAGGAGTTCAATTCTTCTAAGGACAAGAAGTATTGGTTTTCTTTCATTATTTTGAGCTTTGGCATGCTGCTCTTGTCCAACTATGACCTCATGTCGCTCTTTATCAAGCTGCCTTCTCTAGATACCTATATTCGTTTTTACCCAGAGTCCGTCCGGCTGTTGCTGCTTTTTGGCAAGAACTTTCTCTACTCCCTCAATATCGTCGTCTTTATGATTTCTTTGCTCTTCTATATCTTGTCGGCTATTACAGAGCGTCATCGGATTGAGGAAGAGCTGCGCATGGCTTCTCAGGCCAATCGCGAGTTGAACTCTTATCTGGCCTTGTCCGAAAAAATAGCAGAAGATCGAGAGCGGAAGCGGATTGCCAGAGAGATTCACGATACATTGGGCCATGCCCTGACGGGAATTTCAGCGGGTATTGATGCGGTCAAGGTCTTGGTTGATATTGATACCAATCGGGCTAAGGAGCAGCTCAATAATGTCTCAGTCGTCGTTCGAGATGGTATCCGTGATGTCCGCGGCTCGCTCAATAAGATGCGACCGGGAGCTCTGGAAAATAATACTTTGAAGGAAGCTCTGATTAAGATTATCCGTGAGTATGAAGCCATCTCCAACTTAGAGATTCATCTTCGTTACGAATGGGATAATATTGACTTGGATATTGCCAAGGAAGACATTGTCTTCCGGGTGATTCAGGAGTCTATTACCAACTCTGTCCGCCATGGGCATGCCAAGACTATCTGGATTGATCTGCTAGAGGAAGAGTCCTATGTAATGACCATTCAGGATGATGGTGTTGGCTTTGATGAACTCCACTATGGCTATGGCCTCAAGCAGATGCAGGAGCGTCTAATGATTATTGGCGGAAGCGTCCGATTTGAAAATCGGGACGGTTTCTACACGCATATCGAAATCCCAAAAATAGGAGGAAGACATGATTAA
- a CDS encoding substrate-binding domain-containing protein: MVSAKVKKRIQHYQKKALWPLFILLILGLLFVYFKGVLPDEKQVKIGVTYMTMNNDFYKTLNAELEKKTNQQGSRLYVRDPELDEGKQSQQIDFFVREKVDVIVINPVKSNSPSIISSLQKAKKAGIKIIVVDAPISQDVKVDTTIVSDNYQAGVLIAQDMMKRLPSANILLLEHRNAVSAMDRIQGFIDTIEKQPSYRIISQKETLGQTEETMPQVKVALDEGLDFNVVMALNDRAAIGALAAIKNQGLDKKISIYGVDGSPDIKNFLATTSDIEGTVAQSPIQMGRKVAQVIELMQEGKSYDSQYLIPVHLVNRDNISQYTVTGWQ; the protein is encoded by the coding sequence ATGGTATCAGCTAAGGTCAAAAAACGGATACAGCATTATCAGAAGAAGGCTCTCTGGCCGCTTTTTATTCTGCTTATCTTGGGTTTGCTTTTTGTTTATTTCAAGGGTGTTCTGCCAGATGAGAAGCAGGTCAAGATTGGGGTGACCTACATGACCATGAATAATGACTTTTACAAGACCTTAAATGCGGAGCTGGAGAAGAAAACCAACCAGCAGGGCAGCAGGCTCTACGTTCGGGATCCTGAGCTGGATGAGGGCAAGCAGAGCCAGCAGATTGACTTTTTTGTCCGTGAAAAGGTTGATGTCATTGTTATCAATCCGGTGAAAAGCAATAGTCCAAGCATTATTTCCTCTCTTCAAAAGGCCAAGAAAGCTGGTATTAAAATCATCGTAGTGGATGCGCCTATCAGTCAGGATGTAAAAGTGGATACGACCATTGTGTCTGATAACTACCAAGCAGGCGTCCTGATTGCCCAGGACATGATGAAGCGCTTGCCTTCTGCCAACATTCTCCTTTTAGAGCACCGCAATGCCGTCTCTGCCATGGACCGGATTCAGGGATTTATTGATACGATTGAAAAACAGCCTAGCTACAGGATTATTTCCCAGAAAGAAACACTGGGCCAGACTGAGGAAACCATGCCGCAGGTCAAAGTGGCTCTAGACGAAGGTTTAGACTTTAATGTAGTTATGGCGCTCAATGATCGAGCAGCTATCGGGGCCTTGGCTGCTATTAAAAATCAAGGTCTTGATAAGAAAATCTCAATCTATGGCGTGGATGGTTCACCAGATATCAAAAACTTTCTGGCTACGACTAGCGATATAGAGGGAACCGTGGCCCAATCGCCCATTCAGATGGGGCGCAAGGTGGCGCAGGTAATTGAGCTGATGCAGGAGGGGAAATCCTACGACAGCCAATACCTGATTCCCGTTCATCTGGTTAATAGAGATAATATCAGTCAATACACAGTTACAGGGTGGCAATAA
- a CDS encoding single-stranded DNA-binding protein yields MYNKVIVIGRLTAMPELHKTANEKSVARATVAVNRRYKSQSGEREADFVNVVVWGRLAETLASYASKGSLISLDGELRTRRYEKEGATHYVTEVLCHSFQLLESRAQRALRENNSGADLADLVLEEEELPF; encoded by the coding sequence ATGTATAATAAAGTAATTGTAATCGGCCGGCTGACGGCTATGCCTGAACTGCACAAGACTGCGAATGAAAAATCTGTGGCTCGTGCAACGGTCGCAGTTAATCGTCGTTATAAATCTCAGAGCGGTGAGCGTGAGGCGGATTTTGTAAATGTGGTTGTCTGGGGGCGTCTAGCTGAGACTTTAGCCAGTTATGCAAGTAAGGGCAGCTTGATTTCTCTGGATGGTGAGCTACGGACTCGTCGCTATGAGAAGGAGGGGGCGACTCATTATGTGACAGAAGTGCTCTGTCATAGCTTCCAGCTCCTGGAAAGTCGGGCCCAGCGCGCTCTGCGTGAAAATAATAGCGGAGCTGATTTAGCAGATTTGGTGTTGGAAGAAGAGGAACTTCCCTTTTAA
- the ytpR gene encoding YtpR family tRNA-binding protein gives MIFTYNKEYVGDVLMIIAADNQGAKLAAERKGRVARVYREDNGQTVAWNIFEQSDLFEIAERGQVFLTDEQVVILNQELSKEGFPADLVNDSQPKFVVGEIVDMVAHPDSDHLNICQVQVAADKTVQIVAGAPNAKVGLKTIVALPGAMMPKGNLIFPGELRGEKSFGMMCSPRELQLPNAPQKRGIIELADSELVGTAFDPAKHWQG, from the coding sequence ATGATTTTTACCTATAATAAAGAATATGTCGGCGACGTGTTGATGATTATTGCTGCGGACAATCAAGGAGCTAAACTGGCAGCTGAGCGCAAGGGACGGGTAGCGCGTGTTTACCGTGAAGACAATGGCCAGACTGTTGCTTGGAATATTTTTGAGCAGTCAGACCTTTTTGAAATTGCAGAGCGCGGACAGGTCTTTTTGACAGATGAGCAAGTGGTCATTCTCAATCAGGAGCTAAGCAAGGAAGGATTCCCAGCGGACTTGGTCAATGACAGCCAGCCGAAGTTTGTGGTTGGAGAAATCGTTGATATGGTAGCTCATCCAGATAGTGATCACCTGAATATTTGCCAAGTGCAGGTAGCTGCTGATAAGACCGTTCAAATCGTGGCCGGTGCTCCTAATGCCAAAGTCGGCCTCAAAACGATTGTGGCTCTGCCGGGTGCTATGATGCCGAAAGGGAATTTGATTTTCCCGGGAGAACTTCGAGGCGAAAAGAGTTTTGGGATGATGTGCAGCCCACGGGAACTTCAGTTACCTAATGCGCCTCAAAAACGCGGCATCATTGAATTAGCCGATAGTGAACTAGTTGGAACCGCCTTTGATCCAGCCAAACATTGGCAGGGATAA
- a CDS encoding thioredoxin family protein — protein MIIPTNLEGLASYVNDGEKTVFFFTAEWCGDCRFIQPFLPEIEGENPDYRFIQVDRDAYLDLAKEWDIYGIPSLVVLEKGQEIGRLVNRDRKTKSQINEFLASIREKGSVK, from the coding sequence ATGATTATCCCTACAAATTTAGAGGGATTGGCTTCTTATGTCAATGATGGGGAGAAGACTGTCTTCTTTTTCACGGCTGAATGGTGCGGAGATTGCCGATTTATCCAACCTTTTTTGCCAGAGATAGAAGGGGAAAATCCTGACTATCGCTTTATCCAAGTGGACCGTGATGCCTATTTGGATCTGGCCAAAGAGTGGGACATTTACGGGATTCCCAGCTTAGTAGTGTTGGAAAAGGGACAGGAGATTGGCCGTCTGGTCAATCGTGACCGCAAGACCAAGAGCCAAATCAATGAATTTTTAGCTAGTATAAGAGAAAAAGGGAGCGTAAAATGA
- a CDS encoding DUF4651 domain-containing protein, whose protein sequence is MKAKKIILTTTALLGAGALAFGAAKVVQEQKRLRNREEIVELVRDFFSSQGTISCLYVKLYESTDDRLVGGLVLEDDRHFAFVYENGQLSYEEEA, encoded by the coding sequence ATGAAAGCTAAAAAAATCATTTTAACCACAACCGCCCTTTTGGGGGCTGGAGCGCTGGCTTTTGGGGCAGCCAAAGTCGTACAGGAGCAGAAACGACTGCGTAATCGTGAGGAAATCGTCGAGCTTGTGCGAGATTTCTTTTCCAGTCAGGGTACTATTTCCTGCCTTTATGTCAAGCTATACGAGTCCACAGATGACCGCTTGGTTGGTGGTCTGGTCCTAGAGGATGACCGTCATTTTGCCTTTGTCTATGAAAATGGTCAGCTAAGCTACGAGGAAGAAGCATGA
- the pepA gene encoding glutamyl aminopeptidase: MTTLFSKIKEVTELSAISGHEAPVRSYLREKITPHVDEVVTDGLGGIFGVRHAEAENAPRVLVAAHMDEVGFMVSEIKADGTFRVVEIGGWNPLVVSSQRFKLFTREGREIPLISGSVPPHLTRGSGGPVMPQIADIVFDGGFVDKAEAESYGIRPGDTIVPDSSAILTANGKNIISKAWDNRYGVLMVSELAQALSGQPLGSQLYVGANVQEEVGLRGAHASTTKFAPEVFLAVDCSPAGDIYGGQGAIGDGTLIRFFDPGHLMLPAMKDFLLTTAEEAGIKYQYYCGKGGTDAGAAHLQSGGVPSTTIGVCARYIHSHQTLYAMDDFLQAQAFLQALVKKLDRSTVDTITNY; the protein is encoded by the coding sequence ATGACAACATTATTTTCAAAAATCAAGGAAGTAACAGAGCTTTCTGCTATTTCAGGTCACGAGGCACCTGTTCGCAGCTACCTGCGGGAAAAAATCACTCCGCATGTCGATGAGGTCGTCACCGACGGTCTGGGCGGTATCTTTGGGGTTCGCCATGCAGAAGCTGAAAATGCTCCCCGTGTATTGGTAGCGGCCCACATGGACGAGGTTGGCTTCATGGTCAGCGAGATCAAAGCTGACGGAACCTTCCGCGTAGTGGAAATCGGCGGCTGGAACCCACTGGTCGTTAGCAGCCAACGCTTCAAACTCTTTACCCGTGAAGGTCGGGAAATCCCTCTTATCTCAGGCTCTGTCCCTCCTCATCTGACGCGCGGATCTGGCGGACCAGTTATGCCACAGATTGCAGATATTGTCTTTGACGGTGGCTTTGTGGATAAGGCGGAAGCTGAAAGCTACGGCATCCGTCCAGGAGACACGATCGTGCCAGACAGCTCTGCTATTCTAACAGCTAACGGTAAAAATATCATCTCCAAAGCCTGGGACAATCGCTACGGCGTCCTAATGGTCAGCGAATTGGCTCAAGCCTTGTCTGGTCAACCACTAGGCAGCCAACTCTATGTCGGCGCCAATGTTCAAGAAGAGGTTGGCCTGCGTGGAGCCCATGCTTCAACGACAAAATTTGCCCCTGAAGTCTTTCTGGCTGTGGATTGCTCCCCAGCGGGTGACATCTACGGTGGTCAAGGGGCCATCGGCGACGGAACGCTAATTCGCTTCTTTGACCCTGGTCATCTCATGCTGCCAGCTATGAAGGACTTCCTCTTGACAACTGCTGAGGAAGCAGGTATCAAGTATCAATACTACTGCGGTAAGGGCGGAACGGATGCTGGTGCTGCCCATCTCCAAAGCGGCGGCGTACCATCTACTACCATTGGTGTCTGCGCCCGCTACATCCATTCCCACCAAACCCTCTATGCCATGGACGATTTCCTGCAAGCCCAAGCTTTCCTGCAAGCTCTGGTCAAAAAGCTAGATCGCTCAACGGTGGACACGATTACCAACTATTAA